Proteins found in one Geomonas subterranea genomic segment:
- a CDS encoding biotin/lipoyl-containing protein produces the protein MAHTSEQYTKNPMIHRDRRLSLSPSAWVRSFACEDLKPLIVCRGPIRKEAMDVYQEMGITHYGILLSEKDSIVYPNALAPELRTLTDSTRVHRVPDYTGASKEERVERIHQIISIAKDNGYNAIFAGYGFMAEDDEFVGAIEKAGLNFIGPCAATQTGAGKKDEAKRTALSVNVSVTPGIDNVTARTLVKKHGSRDKLLALVASDSLECDPKVLADEKLSLEDLADHILYASYNKGIDLFSIEELCAQVETECAAMLKKHPQSRVRLKAIGGGGGKGQRLLGADLLTKKNASDADIAKAVSEAPGLVREILNEVKANGVGDNKNVLVELNIEQTRHNEIQLLGNGDWCIALGGRDCSLQMHEQKLLEVSVTQEGLMTAIEEAKIAGRKAEVKALESDLKVLKRMEEESERFGKAVGLDSASTFECIVDRDRHYFMEVNTRIQVEHRVTELCYALKFVNPEDPNDFFVVESLVEAMAILARHKKRVPKPQRVVRMNAAVEARLNATDASLSPHAGGMIRYWSKPIEGEIRDDQGISMLNPDTGIFMKYKVAGAYDSNIALLLTTGEDRKTSYDKMSEVLRATTLRGSDLATNLEFHYGLVNWFLGRNVMAKPTTRFVVPYLTLVGTLKEEANKLDPVYAFLQMKKHYAKMVAEAYAQPEVQAKEAKNMASLLDRKGTLIIRPIERLLGDPHLLSGWLSINTKNFRIDNGKVVWLRNPVGVLNETYEYLHMNHRPHKPAAEIIWSHDNELLQQALGFSRTLREHFGLARDEYFTLNEIVNKEEPQGGFDADTWQQIRSAHFGYEAGLELLGMLFLVGQNTKFWDLRVEEDLEITIPEYLNDPELQARMKKVLVPPPATKADEIVAACGGMYYGQEAPGMPAFVTEGMHFEKGQPLYIIEVMKMFNKVYAPFAGTIDKILVTSGDGTIVSKGQPLFKVTPDEKFVEVDVNALEKEKRTVTSEYLKAVL, from the coding sequence ATGGCACACACGTCCGAACAATACACTAAAAACCCGATGATTCACCGGGACCGCAGGCTTTCCCTGTCCCCGTCCGCGTGGGTCCGCTCCTTCGCCTGCGAAGATCTCAAACCGCTGATCGTCTGCCGCGGCCCGATCCGTAAGGAGGCCATGGACGTCTACCAGGAGATGGGGATCACCCACTACGGCATCCTGCTCTCCGAGAAGGACTCCATCGTCTACCCGAACGCGCTGGCCCCGGAGCTGCGCACCCTGACCGACTCCACCCGCGTGCATCGCGTGCCCGACTACACCGGCGCCAGCAAGGAGGAGCGCGTCGAGCGCATCCACCAGATCATCAGCATCGCCAAAGACAACGGCTACAACGCCATCTTCGCCGGCTACGGCTTCATGGCCGAGGACGATGAGTTCGTGGGCGCCATCGAGAAGGCCGGCCTGAACTTCATCGGCCCCTGCGCCGCAACCCAGACCGGCGCCGGCAAGAAGGACGAGGCGAAGAGGACCGCCCTCTCGGTCAACGTCTCCGTCACCCCCGGTATCGACAACGTCACCGCCCGAACCCTGGTGAAAAAGCACGGCAGCCGCGACAAGCTTCTGGCCCTGGTCGCTTCCGACAGCCTCGAGTGCGATCCGAAGGTGCTCGCCGACGAGAAGCTCTCCCTGGAGGACCTCGCCGACCACATCCTGTACGCCTCCTACAACAAGGGGATCGACCTCTTCTCCATCGAGGAGCTCTGCGCCCAGGTCGAAACCGAGTGCGCCGCAATGCTGAAGAAGCACCCGCAGTCCCGCGTCCGCCTGAAAGCCATCGGCGGCGGTGGCGGCAAGGGGCAGCGCCTGCTGGGGGCCGATCTTTTGACCAAGAAGAACGCCTCCGACGCCGACATCGCCAAGGCGGTTTCTGAGGCCCCGGGCCTTGTGCGCGAGATCCTGAACGAGGTGAAGGCCAACGGCGTGGGCGACAACAAGAACGTCCTGGTCGAGCTCAACATCGAGCAGACCAGGCACAACGAGATCCAGCTTTTGGGCAACGGCGACTGGTGCATCGCCCTGGGCGGCCGCGACTGCTCCCTGCAGATGCACGAGCAGAAGCTCCTCGAGGTATCGGTGACCCAGGAAGGGCTGATGACCGCCATCGAGGAGGCCAAGATCGCAGGCAGGAAGGCCGAGGTGAAGGCCCTCGAGAGCGACCTCAAGGTCCTGAAGAGGATGGAAGAGGAATCCGAGCGCTTCGGCAAGGCCGTCGGGCTTGACTCCGCCTCCACCTTCGAGTGCATCGTGGACCGCGACCGCCACTATTTCATGGAGGTCAACACCAGGATCCAGGTGGAGCACCGCGTCACCGAGCTCTGCTACGCGCTCAAGTTCGTCAACCCGGAGGACCCGAACGACTTCTTCGTGGTTGAGAGCCTGGTGGAAGCGATGGCCATCCTTGCCCGCCACAAGAAGCGGGTGCCCAAGCCGCAGCGTGTCGTCCGCATGAACGCCGCCGTCGAGGCGCGCCTGAATGCCACCGACGCCTCCCTCTCCCCGCATGCGGGGGGGATGATCCGCTACTGGTCCAAGCCGATCGAAGGCGAGATCCGCGACGACCAGGGGATCAGCATGCTGAACCCGGACACCGGCATCTTCATGAAATACAAGGTGGCCGGCGCCTACGACTCCAACATCGCCCTGCTGCTCACCACCGGTGAGGACAGAAAAACCAGCTACGACAAGATGTCCGAGGTGCTGCGCGCCACCACCCTGCGCGGCTCTGACCTCGCCACCAACCTCGAGTTCCACTACGGCCTGGTGAACTGGTTCCTGGGCAGGAACGTGATGGCGAAGCCCACCACCCGCTTCGTGGTCCCCTACCTGACCCTGGTCGGGACGCTCAAGGAAGAGGCCAACAAGCTCGACCCGGTGTACGCCTTCCTGCAGATGAAGAAGCACTACGCCAAGATGGTCGCCGAGGCCTACGCGCAGCCCGAGGTCCAGGCCAAGGAAGCGAAGAACATGGCGTCGCTTCTGGACCGCAAGGGGACCCTGATCATCCGTCCCATCGAGCGACTTTTGGGCGACCCGCACCTGCTCTCCGGCTGGCTTTCCATCAACACCAAGAACTTCCGCATCGACAACGGCAAGGTGGTCTGGCTCAGAAACCCGGTGGGGGTCCTGAACGAGACTTACGAGTACCTGCACATGAACCACCGTCCGCACAAGCCTGCAGCCGAGATTATCTGGAGCCACGACAACGAGCTCCTGCAGCAGGCCCTGGGTTTCTCCAGGACCCTGCGCGAGCACTTCGGTCTCGCCCGCGACGAGTACTTCACCCTGAACGAGATCGTCAACAAGGAGGAGCCGCAGGGTGGCTTCGACGCCGACACCTGGCAGCAGATCCGTTCCGCCCACTTCGGCTACGAGGCGGGGCTGGAGCTTCTGGGAATGCTGTTCCTGGTCGGGCAGAACACCAAGTTCTGGGATCTGCGCGTCGAGGAGGACCTGGAGATCACCATCCCCGAGTATCTCAACGACCCGGAACTGCAGGCCCGCATGAAGAAGGTGCTGGTCCCGCCGCCGGCCACCAAGGCCGACGAGATCGTCGCCGCCTGCGGCGGCATGTACTACGGCCAGGAGGCCCCGGGAATGCCCGCCTTCGTCACCGAGGGGATGCACTTCGAGAAGGGACAGCCGCTGTACATCATCGAGGTCATGAAGATGTTCAACAAGGTGTACGCGCCCTTCGCCGGGACCATCGACAAGATCCTGGTCACCTCCGGCGACGGCACCATCGTCTCCAAGGGGCAGCCGCTCTTCAAGGTCACCCCGGACGAGAAGTTCGTCGAAGTCGACGTGAACGCGCTGGAGAAGGAAAAGCGCACCGTGACATCCGAGTACCTGAAGGCGGTACTCTAG